One Xyrauchen texanus isolate HMW12.3.18 chromosome 2, RBS_HiC_50CHRs, whole genome shotgun sequence genomic window carries:
- the LOC127618187 gene encoding repressor of RNA polymerase III transcription MAF1 homolog produces MKLLENSQFEALGSQLCVETGDAHILGRIESYSCKMAGDDKHMFKQFCQEGEPHILEALSPPQSSNAPSPNLLGKSGEEGENPLSDKCCRKTLFYLITTLNESFRPDYDFSAARAHEFSREPSANWVADSVNSSLYSAVGEQFNTLGPELWNAIDQEITLQSCDIYSYNPDLDSDPFGEEGSLWSFNYFFYNKKLKRIVFFTCRSVSDLSSYGRSGLDNELDMELDDEEEVDGFMEDRFPRALCV; encoded by the exons ATGAAGCTTTTGGAAAATTCCCAATTTGAAGCATTAGGCTCCCAGCTGTGTGTTGAAACTGGAGATGCTCACATCCTTGGCAG GATAGAGAGTTACTCATGTAAGATGGCTGGTGATGACAAGCACATGTTTAAGCAGTTCTGTCAGGAAGGGGAACCGCACATACTGGAAGCTTTGTCACCCCCTCAGTCCAGCAATGCTCCAAGCCCTAACCT ATTGGGGAAGAGTGGGGAGGAAGGAGAGAACCCACTAAGTGATAAATGTTGCAGGAAGACTTTGTTCTACCTCATCACCACCCTGAATGAGTCGTTCCGTCCTGATTACGACTTTAGTGCTGCCCGTGCCCATGAATTTAGCAGAGAGCCCAGTGCTAACTGG GTGGCTGACTCTGTTAACAGCAGCCTTTATTCTGCTGTGGGGGAGCAGTTCAACACTTTGGGGCCAGAACTGTGGAATGCCATTGACCAAGAGATAACCCTGCAGAGCTGTGACATCTATAG CTACAACCCAGACCTAGACTCGGACCCCTTTGGTGAGGAGGGCAGCCTGTGGTCCTTCAACTACTTCTTTTACAACAAGAAACTAAAACGCATAGTTTTCTTCACTTGCCGCTCAGTCAG TGATCTCAGTAGTTATGGTCGTAGTGGCCTTGATAATGAGTTAGACATGGAGCTGGATGACGAAGAGGAAGTGGATGGTTTCATGGAAGACAG